The Artemia franciscana chromosome 9, ASM3288406v1, whole genome shotgun sequence region TGGAGGGAGGAGGAAGAGCCAAATTCGTGTAAAAAGCAGGTGGTGTATGAGAACATCCCAgcaaaatatcaagaaaagAATGATATTTGAAAAGGGTGTTCCGTAGACCCCTCTCCGTGTACCTACCAGACtggaaataataaaattggCAGAGGAATGGGAGAAGAGGCCATGACCCATACAACCCAATTTGAAAATTGGCTTTTtagatgtattttttaattaaaaatgccttttttggtgttttaattgaaagaatttaaaaaaaacaaatttgtcacCCCCCgagattgaaaaatatattttgtcccCCCACCCTAAGTTTTCATAAAGTAACACCACTAGCTAAATAATATTGCAGTCAAGGGGTATCCAAAGCAGGTATTATTAACAACATTAGTTACATTTAGACTGATAATGAAAGCACTAATTACCCTTTTCAATCTAGTGTTTCCATTCTTCGCCGATTCATGTTCTAcaataattcttcttttttcagttagATCACCAACCATAGAAAGTAATTCATAGACGCATTCAATTGGTTGATTTAGCTCAGACTTCGTTCTCGATGGCAGAAAACGTCTCAGCTGAGTGGATATAGTTTGAAACACTTCTACCTCAGTTCGTAGCATCTGTGTTGATACTTTTAGTTCTTTGAACTGACTCTTCAGGGTTTTCAGTTCTCGGATATTTTCTCGAAGCTTTCGTGGTGCTAAAATTAGGAAGATATCAATCGAGGGTTATTTATAAGCTTCCCTGGCGGTATCGATTATTTTTATCCTTACATTAActgaaattttaacttttaggACCAAATACGACATTCTGAAAAGAATTATCCGTCAGGTTAATTTTCTTTACTCACGTTCAGACTAGGGTACTACAAGAAACTCAACAATCACAGACACATAGACGTAATTTAGTCTACATAGCACACGATACTAAAAATCACAATGACGTTTTAGACTCttgttgaattttattaacCTGAGACTCGCTATACTGTGTGTGAATATGTCGACTTTTAATTTCATAATACGTACGTTAAATAGCCACAGACTTGAAGTACGAGTTGCTCTGAAGTAATGATGTATTTAAATCGAATTTCCAGTTACGCATCTGAcagccaattttttttccaaaattcctatttttgtgcctcttttctttttttcaattggccTGGAAAGGTGTATGTGTCGTACCAACGATGAATAATGGTCAAATTTATGTTACTAATCCCATGCCATACGTGTCGTCTTACTATCTCTCTTCTTTAAACGACACGTACTTTGCGACACGTAAAAAGTAGTGTTAGACTAGTCTGTAAAAGTAAAATTCTATAAAACTAACGATTTACTGACAACTGATCTTGCTTGAGCTTTTAAATCTGCATGCAACCAAACGACTGTTTTTTATGTGTCGGTTTCTGTGTCTTCAGTAGAGCGCTAACTTCTTAGAATTCTACAAGTGTAGGCAAATATCACGAGCCAGTCTATTTGAACCAGTTCTACAGATAGATGTTACATAAACTGCAAACcaataattttgttcttttcaagCTCCGACTTCGCTCTTAACTTccattagaaaatactttttttcttaatttgataaatatttaaaacaaaagacgaGGTAAAAACTTCAACTTAAACTACGTGCCTGTTTATACTAATTCtgcatatacatttttttttttgctaagaattaagaaaatagtTAGTTTGGTTGGGTTTCCTTTCATAGAAAAAAGatgataaataaagtgaaagGAAGGAAGTTGTCAGCAGCCCCAAGAAGATAGATCTAAGGTAAACTTTGAACTTGAACCTATTTTTACGAATGGAGATTTGCATTAAGaccaaaatagataaaaatagcTCCACTAGCCTTTAGCTCCACCAAACTTTTTGTTCTGTCGTTAAATTAGCAAGTTCGTTCATCAGGATaataaaaaatcgtaaaaaaaaataatgcaagatAATTTAAAGAAGAGGATCAAAACCAAGAATGGACATcgaataatttaattatatatcaattaaaaatcatttagttaatatcaattaaatattaattaattttaacagAAAATGTTAGTGATGAACAAAAGTTATTTTGGACAAATggagaaataaaacagaaatattgacTAAGCAACAACGCTAAaccatagaagaaaaaaaaatattttttcttaatatgttGTTTGCTTATGCACAAGAGTTTACCAATAAGCACACAcgtattaaactgaaaaaattcagGATGTTTAGTTTAAATATTCTGAAAACCATTTACgagttttttgggggattttgacTCCacgttttttcgttttaattccTGGTTTATAGTCTTTGTTTTCCAgttttccatatatatatatatatatatatatatatatatatatatatatatatatatatatatatatatatgaagttcaaaatagttaaattaCGAGTAAAAGTCTACACAGAAAATTAAGGAGTTCTTGgcacaaacaaaaagaatagtatagagaaaaaacgaaaagaagaaaacagtgAAAATAACACTGGCTTTACGTGATTTCTGAGGTCTTCAGTTATAAGAAGTcgaaggaaaaaatgaaaattttagtgtttttactGAGTTAATTTACGGAGTCCTTGGTGTATATCCTCTCAAACTGGCGTTTTCTTCAAGCAAAATCTTTTTCCTcctatttatttactttaaaacCGTTTTAAaccttctaaaaattaaaaaaaaaatctatttttgtttACAAGCtgtgaaagataaaaaaaacagcatattTAAGAAGGCAAAGTAATTTACTTACATGGCTTTGTAGACTGCTGAATTTGACTTTCCGATTCTGAAAATTCATCTTTCAGTTGAAGTTGATCGGAGTCAACTGATTCTAAGCCGATTCTCTGTTGTGAAATATCTCTATCTGGTTCCGACCAATCCTCAGAATCCGATTCCGTCAATGTTTTAAAATGAACTGAGGGAAAAGGGCTTGCTTTGATTGAGGCGCTACTGAGAGAGAAATTTGGCCTTTCTAAACCTTTAAATAGATCCAGTTGTCTAGAGAACGGAGTGCTACTTAAAACTTTGACGTTTTGATTATCATCTATTACACTAGACTCTTTTTGCAATGTGTCGTAAACTCCTCTATCAGAACGTTTGTCTGAGAAGGAGCTTAACGTACTGacgtttttgcttatttttgactGTTCATTCATAGTTTCGTCTTCTTCGTCAAAAGTAGTAGCGTGACCTGTGGACGTTTCACTCTTCCTTGTGCTTACACTCATGTCAGTTTGCGTAACTGCATCAGATAGAACAAGCTTCATGATATTTGACTCATTTACAGCAGAGTCTGTTCTGCTCCTTTCATCATCTTTTTTGTTATGAAGCTCTTCTAAATtcaaaatagctcttttgaggTTATCAATTATTAAGCATTgatcttgaatttttctttcgtATTCTAACTGTTTTTTCTGAGAAGTTGCAAGTTCCACAACTTTACCCTCCAATTCTTGAGAAAGTTTAGCAGCAGCGTCTCTTTGTTCTTCTCGGTTCATAATTACATCATAATCAGCTGATTGAATAGGTTCTGATTTGTACAGTGACCGATCAATATTGCAGACTTTATGTCCATGTGACTCAACTTCCACCGCATGGCCAGCCTTCCGATCAGTCAATAGATGACTCCaattaaaaacttcagaatTTTCCATTGTAATCAGCTCACTTTCACCAACTTTAAATATTCCATGTAGATCATCAGGTTTTGAAACAGACCAGCTCGAGACTGAAGTACTAGAAATAAAACCATCAAGAACAGACAATTCCCTTTCCGGATCTTCAATACCAATTATCAGACTCTGTGACAAGGTCCTACTTAATTCTCTACTTTCAGCAATCGACAGATGCAATTTTTCTTTCTGCTTAAAAGACCAATTGCTCAAGTCAACAAGCCCTCGCTCATCCATGTTTAGGACTTCTTCCAAAGAATCTGCCATTTCTTCCAACCGAGTTCGTAACAAATCACAAGCATTGGTTGAGTCAGCCAgcctttttcttaatttaactaCTTCTTCTTTATACTTGCAAACCATTTCTTGTTGTCTCTTCGTCTCGTCAACAAGAGATTGAACCAAGGTATTGCCACTTTGAGCACGATGCATATCACATTCAACTTTCAAACTATcaacttcattttcaattctctTTCAAGTTGAGATAATTTGTCTAGGTGACACTTAATATCTTGATTACACTTAAACTCAATTTCTTCACTCCGTCTACAACTTTCACGCAATTTtatttcaagttcatttatcTGATTGGTCATTCCTTTAATTTTAACGTTTCGATCTTGCACTATttccctcaatttttctatttttaaattctcaTCTTTGACATTCTTTAGTTCGAGCAATAGACCTTCAAGCTTCATATCataatcttcattttctttctttcttctttgttttcaccTTTATATTGTTGTATTTCTCCTTTCAACTTctctatttctttttctctatcaTCTAAGCGTCTTTTGATAGGAGTCTGGTCCTTTGGAGACAAGAGAGCTTTTGATTT contains the following coding sequences:
- the LOC136031043 gene encoding centrosomin-like; the encoded protein is MHRAQSGNTLVQSLVDETKRQQEMVCKYKEEVVKLRKRLADSTNACDLLRTRLEEMADSLEEVLNMDERGLVDLSNWSFKQKEKLHLSIAESRELSRTLSQSLIIGIEDPERELSVLDGFISSTSVSSWSVSKPDDLHGIFKVGESELITMENSEVFNWSHLLTDRKAGHAVEVESHGHKVCNIDRSLYKSEPIQSADYDVIMNREEQRDAAAKLSQELEGKVVELATSQKKQLEYERKIQDQCLIIDNLKRAILNLEELHNKKDDERSRTDSAVNESNIMKLVLSDAVTQTDMSVSTRKSETSTGHATTFDEEDETMNEQSKISKNVSTLSSFSDKRSDRGVYDTLQKESSVIDDNQNVKVLSSTPFSRQLDLFKGLERPNFSLSSASIKASPFPSVHFKTLTESDSEDWSEPDRDISQQRIGLESVDSDQLQLKDEFSESESQIQQSTKPSPRKLRENIRELKTLKSQFKELKVSTQMLRTEVEVFQTISTQLRRFLPSRTKSELNQPIECVYELLSMVGDLTEKRRIIVEHESAKNGNTRLKRDTDSNFDR